A genomic region of Deinococcus sp. KSM4-11 contains the following coding sequences:
- the trpB gene encoding tryptophan synthase subunit beta produces MTLHLPDYPMPDERGRYGRFGGRYVPETLIPALDELEAAYAAAKRDPAFLNDLDRLLRDYVNRPSPLYLAQRLTEHGGGAKIYLKREDFNYTGAHKINNCLAQALLAVRMGKKRVIAETGAGQHGVASATAAALLGLNCVVYMGAEDIRRQALNVFRMQLLGAEVREVTSGTSTLKDATNEAIRDWVTNVRDTFYILGSVVGPHPYPAMVRDFQSVIGEETKWQLQAVEGRDTPDAIVACVGGGSNAIGIFAPYAYLPDGQRPRLIGTEAAGEGVETGRHAASVAGGRVGVLHGSMMYLLNDDEGQIVPPHSISAGLDYPGIGPEHCQYATTGVAEYVPVTDAQALEGLQLCTRLEGIIPALESAHAIYYAVQLAGTMRPDQVIVVNLSGRGDKDVAEVARLLQVHQDAPAPEVLA; encoded by the coding sequence ATGACCCTTCACCTGCCTGACTATCCGATGCCGGATGAACGTGGGCGCTACGGCCGCTTCGGCGGACGCTACGTCCCGGAAACCCTCATTCCGGCCCTGGACGAACTCGAAGCCGCCTATGCGGCGGCCAAACGCGACCCCGCCTTCCTGAATGACCTCGACCGCCTGCTGCGCGACTACGTGAACCGCCCCAGCCCGCTGTACCTCGCCCAGCGGCTCACCGAGCATGGGGGCGGCGCGAAGATCTACCTCAAGCGCGAGGACTTCAACTACACGGGCGCGCACAAGATCAACAACTGCCTCGCGCAGGCGCTGCTGGCCGTCCGGATGGGCAAGAAGCGCGTGATTGCCGAGACCGGGGCCGGCCAGCACGGGGTGGCCAGTGCCACGGCCGCCGCCCTGCTGGGCCTGAACTGTGTGGTGTACATGGGCGCCGAGGACATCCGGCGGCAGGCTCTGAACGTGTTCCGCATGCAGCTCCTGGGCGCCGAAGTCCGCGAGGTCACGTCTGGCACCAGCACCCTCAAGGACGCCACGAACGAGGCCATCCGCGACTGGGTCACCAACGTGCGTGACACCTTCTACATCCTGGGCAGCGTGGTCGGTCCGCACCCCTACCCGGCCATGGTGCGGGACTTCCAGTCCGTCATCGGCGAGGAAACCAAGTGGCAGCTCCAGGCCGTTGAGGGGCGCGACACACCAGACGCCATCGTGGCCTGTGTCGGTGGGGGCAGCAATGCCATCGGCATCTTCGCGCCCTACGCCTATCTGCCCGACGGCCAGCGCCCCCGCCTGATCGGCACCGAGGCCGCCGGTGAGGGCGTCGAGACCGGACGCCATGCCGCCAGCGTCGCCGGGGGCCGCGTCGGCGTCCTGCACGGCTCGATGATGTACCTGCTGAACGACGACGAGGGTCAGATCGTCCCGCCGCACTCCATCAGCGCGGGCCTCGACTACCCCGGCATCGGGCCGGAACATTGCCAGTACGCCACGACCGGCGTCGCGGAGTACGTGCCCGTCACCGATGCCCAGGCACTCGAGGGCCTGCAACTGTGCACGCGTCTGGAGGGCATCATTCCGGCCCTGGAAAGCGCGCACGCGATCTATTACGCCGTGCAGCTCGCGGGCACCATGCGCCCGGATCAGGTGATCGTCGTGAACCTCTCAGGGCGCGGCGACAAGGACGTGGCCGAGGTCGCCCGCCTGCTCCAGGTTCACCAGGACGCTCCCGCACCGGAGGTGCTCGCATGA
- the gluQRS gene encoding tRNA glutamyl-Q(34) synthetase GluQRS, producing MPETGGTVVGRFAPSPTGAMHLGNARTALLAWLHSRAGGGRHLLRFEDLDTSRVRAWAYDVTRRDLEWLGLDWNEEYLQSERLDVYADALGRLDTYPCTCTRREVLAAIEDSAGAPHGEEPVYPGTCRGVPFHPGRPAAVRWRVPAITVCVHDALREWTLCQCLSNEVGDLVLRRNDGVYAYHLAVVVDDALMGVTDVVRGEDLWTATPRQVALQKALGYPALTYRHLPLMKDFEGQRLAKRNGAPGVRDLRESSRTAGGVVAALARSLGWDVPDEITPHDLIPFWRAWCGAPISVAGTQT from the coding sequence ATGCCGGAGACCGGGGGAACAGTGGTGGGGAGGTTCGCGCCCAGTCCTACAGGCGCCATGCACCTGGGGAATGCCCGCACGGCCCTGCTCGCGTGGCTGCACTCGCGGGCGGGCGGAGGTCGTCATCTCCTGCGCTTCGAGGATCTTGATACCAGCCGGGTGCGGGCTTGGGCCTACGACGTGACCCGACGTGATCTGGAGTGGCTGGGACTTGACTGGAACGAAGAATATCTCCAGTCCGAGCGGCTGGACGTCTATGCCGACGCCCTGGGTCGCCTGGACACCTACCCATGTACCTGCACGCGCCGCGAGGTGCTGGCGGCCATCGAGGACAGCGCCGGGGCACCGCACGGGGAAGAACCGGTGTATCCGGGGACGTGCCGTGGGGTGCCGTTCCATCCGGGACGCCCGGCGGCGGTGCGCTGGCGGGTACCAGCCATCACCGTGTGTGTCCACGACGCCCTCCGGGAGTGGACGCTCTGCCAGTGCCTCTCGAATGAGGTCGGGGATCTGGTATTGCGCCGGAACGACGGAGTGTACGCGTATCACCTGGCGGTCGTGGTGGACGACGCCCTGATGGGCGTGACAGACGTGGTGCGCGGCGAGGATCTGTGGACAGCCACGCCACGGCAGGTCGCCTTACAAAAGGCCTTGGGCTACCCCGCGCTTACATACAGGCACCTGCCCCTCATGAAGGATTTCGAAGGGCAGCGTCTAGCCAAGCGGAACGGCGCTCCTGGCGTCAGAGACCTGCGGGAGTCCAGTCGAACGGCCGGAGGGGTGGTGGCAGCTCTGGCCCGCAGCCTCGGCTGGGACGTGCCCGACGAGATCACGCCGCACGATCTCATCCCATTCTGGAGGGCATGGTGTGGCGCGCCGATAAGCGTAGCGGGCACACAAACTTAG
- a CDS encoding ParA family protein: protein MGKAVGGPRILAITSEKGGVGKSTLAVHLAGALTERGLKVVLVDEDGRVGSSIRWAERGAKHGGLGFPVLDPDGAKPKVLAASDVIVIDTEGRPKRKELRALAERADLLLVPSGVSALEGEATRELVDYLDGQGPAAQNLRVVLCRVPPVGNAAEEVREELRDAGMRVCNTVIRQYAAYTKAAELGLLARDVRDPRAQSAWADVVTLAQELI, encoded by the coding sequence ATGGGGAAGGCTGTGGGGGGCCCACGCATTCTGGCGATCACGTCCGAGAAGGGCGGTGTGGGCAAGAGTACGCTTGCCGTGCACCTCGCCGGAGCGCTGACAGAGCGGGGACTGAAGGTCGTGCTGGTCGATGAGGATGGCCGGGTGGGCAGCTCGATCCGCTGGGCCGAGCGCGGGGCCAAGCATGGGGGCCTGGGGTTCCCGGTGCTCGACCCGGACGGCGCGAAGCCCAAGGTGCTCGCGGCCAGCGACGTGATTGTCATCGATACCGAGGGGCGGCCCAAGCGCAAGGAACTCCGGGCGCTCGCTGAACGCGCCGATCTGCTGCTGGTGCCCAGCGGAGTGAGTGCCCTGGAAGGCGAGGCGACACGTGAACTCGTCGATTATCTCGACGGTCAGGGGCCGGCCGCCCAGAACCTGCGGGTGGTGCTGTGCCGGGTGCCGCCCGTGGGCAACGCGGCGGAGGAGGTGCGCGAGGAACTCCGGGACGCTGGGATGCGCGTGTGCAACACCGTCATCCGGCAGTACGCGGCCTACACCAAGGCGGCGGAACTGGGCCTGCTGGCCCGCGATGTCCGCGATCCACGCGCCCAGAGCGCATGGGCGGACGTGGTCACCCTCGCGCAGGAACTGATCTGA
- a CDS encoding PIG-L deacetylase family protein encodes MTAAPPTLLAVFAHPDDEAFSVGGTLTHYARKGVRIVLVCATRGEAGKITVPGMTVDDLGAQREQELRAACEALEIPPPVFLDFHDSGRYERTRHDDPLALMNLTPLEIETKVKAVIDEVRPQVIVTFDPHGGYGHIDHLKIHRATVAAFFSSGQLEGGGPQRLYYTAMTTEAAQGLSRLGRDLDPMLYGVSDDTVAVSIPVAAYAENKKAALAAHGTQMGEESILGRMTPEERAQMERMRLGQERFSIGGTRTALANYPLRGLFDGVPGCEELDD; translated from the coding sequence ATGACTGCTGCCCCTCCCACCCTGCTGGCCGTGTTCGCCCACCCCGATGACGAGGCATTCAGCGTCGGCGGCACCCTCACGCACTACGCCCGCAAGGGAGTCCGCATCGTGCTGGTCTGCGCCACACGCGGCGAGGCCGGGAAGATCACGGTGCCCGGCATGACGGTCGACGACCTGGGCGCCCAGCGGGAACAGGAACTCCGCGCCGCCTGCGAGGCCCTGGAAATCCCGCCACCCGTCTTCCTCGACTTTCACGACTCGGGCCGCTACGAGCGCACCCGCCACGACGATCCCCTGGCCCTGATGAACCTGACGCCCCTGGAGATCGAGACGAAGGTGAAAGCCGTCATCGACGAGGTGCGGCCGCAGGTCATCGTGACCTTCGATCCGCACGGAGGGTACGGGCACATCGACCACCTCAAGATCCACCGGGCCACCGTGGCGGCCTTCTTCAGCTCCGGTCAACTGGAGGGAGGCGGCCCGCAACGTCTGTACTACACGGCCATGACCACCGAGGCCGCGCAGGGCCTGTCGCGCCTGGGCCGTGACCTGGATCCCATGCTCTACGGCGTGTCCGACGACACGGTCGCCGTGAGCATTCCCGTGGCGGCCTACGCCGAGAACAAGAAGGCTGCACTGGCCGCCCACGGCACGCAGATGGGCGAGGAGAGCATCCTGGGCCGCATGACGCCCGAGGAGCGTGCCCAGATGGAGCGCATGCGCTTGGGCCAGGAACGCTTCAGCATCGGCGGGACGCGTACCGCCCTTGCGAACTACCCGTTACGTGGCCTCTTCGACGGCGTGCCTGGGTGCGAGGAACTGGACGACTGA
- a CDS encoding transcriptional regulator: MTASLAENSRTGPVVAIPVYAGVSELELGIMVTLCRLCGGGGATLTVNRSRASIVTAGGLVSTPHVLYAALPEPVALLIPGGPGAAKAARDPLLRLFLSTHAALPTGASGSGLLLPGEAGTLTGRLVGGPADLADTMWGYGVADVFAGQTVTDGTLCTTPGGFPALEAAVHVASAVWGAEVAQLAVQRLTYPSMPV; encoded by the coding sequence ATGACCGCCAGCCTGGCGGAGAATTCCCGAACGGGCCCTGTCGTGGCCATTCCTGTATACGCCGGCGTCAGTGAACTGGAACTGGGAATCATGGTCACCCTCTGCCGGCTGTGCGGCGGCGGGGGCGCGACGCTCACGGTGAACCGCTCGCGGGCCAGTATCGTTACAGCAGGCGGCTTGGTCAGCACCCCACACGTCCTGTACGCCGCCCTGCCCGAACCTGTGGCCCTGCTGATCCCGGGTGGGCCTGGCGCGGCGAAGGCGGCCCGTGACCCGCTGCTCCGGTTGTTCCTGAGCACACATGCGGCGCTGCCCACCGGCGCGAGCGGCAGTGGCCTGCTGCTGCCGGGTGAGGCCGGTACCCTAACCGGGCGATTGGTGGGCGGCCCGGCCGATCTGGCCGATACGATGTGGGGCTATGGCGTCGCGGACGTCTTTGCAGGACAGACCGTGACTGATGGCACCCTGTGTACGACCCCCGGCGGCTTCCCAGCCCTCGAGGCGGCGGTTCATGTGGCTTCAGCCGTATGGGGAGCAGAAGTCGCGCAGTTGGCCGTCCAACGACTGACCTATCCCTCGATGCCGGTCTGA
- a CDS encoding DUF3208 domain-containing protein yields MLSGVSSTDPPTRGRAAVRLLQGYVWHPEEADVDLEHFLPRELDLPAQTAADQEGAHVLWDQVQPPFAFFENGEPTASQTFYQFTVLRVYDERPSNDALHGDATAASEALSPLLDGTPDGVGWQLWEDLREL; encoded by the coding sequence ATGCTGAGCGGCGTGAGTTCCACCGACCCGCCCACGCGTGGCCGCGCTGCCGTCCGATTGTTGCAGGGCTACGTCTGGCACCCTGAGGAGGCCGACGTCGACCTGGAGCATTTCCTGCCGCGCGAGCTCGACCTGCCCGCGCAGACTGCCGCCGATCAGGAGGGTGCGCACGTTCTGTGGGATCAGGTTCAGCCGCCCTTCGCGTTCTTCGAGAATGGCGAACCGACGGCCAGCCAGACCTTCTACCAGTTCACCGTGTTGCGCGTGTACGACGAGCGTCCCAGCAACGACGCCCTGCACGGCGACGCCACCGCTGCCAGCGAGGCCCTGAGTCCGCTGCTGGACGGCACGCCCGATGGTGTGGGCTGGCAGCTGTGGGAAGACCTGCGGGAGCTGTGA
- a CDS encoding tetratricopeptide repeat protein, with translation MRTIALSLALALTVSSSAQSQSAAQALYDQGKWQEAATAAAALNTSAGLALAAQATTGGASLAPDNQKKALFSKAQDYAKAAIAKDPNNANAYFELARAQGRLAQFVGVFQSLGLAKDMKGNLDKTIELNPKLAGAYVALGLWNANLDSGGIKGAIAVQATGANRSQVVPNFEKAITLEPNTAIHKIEYANALLLQGKKAEAAALLEKAIALPANTFWEKRDLEAAKATLAKLR, from the coding sequence ATGCGCACCATTGCCCTGTCCCTTGCCCTTGCCCTGACCGTTTCCTCCTCTGCCCAGAGCCAGTCGGCCGCCCAGGCCCTGTACGACCAGGGCAAGTGGCAGGAAGCCGCCACTGCTGCCGCCGCCCTAAACACCAGCGCGGGCCTGGCACTGGCCGCCCAGGCCACCACCGGCGGCGCGAGCCTGGCTCCGGACAACCAGAAGAAAGCCCTCTTCAGCAAAGCGCAGGACTACGCCAAGGCCGCGATCGCCAAGGATCCGAACAACGCCAATGCGTATTTCGAACTGGCGCGCGCCCAGGGCCGCCTCGCTCAGTTCGTGGGCGTGTTCCAGAGCCTGGGCCTCGCCAAGGACATGAAGGGCAACCTCGACAAGACGATCGAGTTGAACCCAAAGCTGGCCGGTGCCTACGTCGCCCTGGGCCTGTGGAACGCCAATCTGGACTCGGGCGGCATCAAGGGTGCCATCGCCGTCCAGGCGACCGGCGCCAACCGCTCGCAGGTTGTTCCGAACTTCGAGAAGGCCATCACTCTGGAGCCGAACACGGCCATCCACAAGATCGAGTACGCCAACGCGCTGCTGCTCCAGGGCAAGAAGGCCGAGGCTGCCGCGCTGCTCGAAAAAGCGATCGCCCTGCCCGCCAACACCTTCTGGGAGAAGCGTGACCTGGAAGCGGCCAAGGCGACGCTCGCAAAACTGCGCTGA
- a CDS encoding PhzF family phenazine biosynthesis isomerase, with the protein MIAYSEVWAFTETPGQGNRAGVVLDAAELSDADMQALATFLEAPETVFVIRIGDGRVRVRYFTPTQEVEFCGHATVALGLMLAQAGHWEGEALELETLSGRVPLRLVSEAGVPAQVWMRHRRHESRLLPPSLRARLADALGISDRMIHRGLPMAVATSGLWSAFVPLLDAVILDALEPDFPAIEALCLELGVSSIYAYTPMGVNRFASRDFAPLLGIPEDPVTGSAAGALMGLLASHGRLPVRANRAVGVVYQGHTLGTPGEVEVEVELEDTRVVAVHVGGCAVLDREGLWRP; encoded by the coding sequence ATGATCGCGTACAGCGAAGTCTGGGCCTTCACGGAGACGCCCGGTCAGGGGAACCGGGCGGGCGTGGTGCTGGACGCTGCCGAACTCAGCGACGCTGACATGCAGGCGCTGGCCACCTTTCTGGAGGCGCCGGAAACGGTGTTTGTGATCCGAATAGGCGACGGCCGGGTGCGTGTTCGCTACTTCACGCCCACGCAGGAAGTGGAGTTCTGCGGACACGCCACCGTCGCCCTGGGGCTGATGCTCGCGCAGGCCGGACACTGGGAGGGCGAGGCCCTGGAACTGGAGACCCTGTCGGGTCGGGTGCCACTGCGACTGGTCAGCGAGGCCGGGGTGCCTGCCCAGGTGTGGATGCGCCATAGACGCCATGAGTCCCGGCTGTTGCCGCCCAGCCTGCGGGCACGTCTGGCCGACGCGCTGGGTATCAGCGACCGCATGATTCACCGGGGCCTGCCGATGGCGGTGGCCACCAGCGGGCTGTGGTCGGCCTTCGTGCCCCTGCTGGACGCCGTAATCCTGGACGCCCTGGAACCGGACTTTCCGGCCATCGAGGCGCTCTGTTTGGAACTGGGCGTCAGTTCGATCTACGCCTACACGCCGATGGGCGTCAACCGCTTCGCGTCACGGGATTTCGCGCCGCTGCTGGGCATCCCGGAAGATCCCGTCACGGGCAGCGCAGCCGGGGCCCTGATGGGCCTGCTGGCCTCGCACGGTCGGCTGCCCGTTCGGGCGAACCGGGCTGTGGGTGTGGTCTATCAGGGTCACACGCTGGGGACTCCCGGCGAGGTCGAGGTGGAAGTCGAACTGGAGGACACGCGGGTGGTGGCGGTGCATGTGGGTGGCTGCGCCGTACTCGACCGGGAAGGACTGTGGCGCCCCTGA
- a CDS encoding Cof-type HAD-IIB family hydrolase — translation MLGLICVDVDGTLVGSGNVVRDDVWAALADARARGVRIALCSGRPALGNALAYALRLDGDGWHVFQNGASIVNVGSHESLSEPMPDGSVASLLGHAHAVNRLLEVYTDTEFAISQPGILAERHAALLGLPYEPRSPESLDGTVVRAQWVVPLAEQEQVMAEPHDGLALHPAGSPAMPDTMFISITKAGIGKGVAIRKVAQRYGLDMERVMMVGDGENDIAAMNVVGHPVAMGNAVAAAVSASRYRVGHVDAGGLREAVELALTL, via the coding sequence ATGCTTGGACTGATCTGTGTGGACGTAGACGGCACCCTGGTGGGCAGCGGGAATGTCGTTCGAGATGACGTGTGGGCGGCGCTGGCGGACGCCCGGGCGCGGGGCGTCCGAATTGCGCTGTGCTCCGGCCGACCGGCGCTCGGGAATGCGCTGGCGTACGCGTTGAGGCTCGACGGGGACGGCTGGCACGTCTTCCAGAATGGCGCGAGCATCGTGAACGTTGGCTCGCACGAGAGTCTCTCGGAACCCATGCCCGACGGGTCGGTCGCGTCGCTGCTGGGCCATGCCCACGCCGTGAACCGGCTGCTCGAGGTCTACACCGACACAGAATTCGCCATCTCGCAACCGGGAATTCTGGCCGAGCGACATGCTGCTCTGCTGGGCCTGCCGTATGAACCCCGCTCGCCAGAATCGCTGGATGGAACGGTCGTGCGCGCGCAGTGGGTGGTGCCCCTCGCCGAACAGGAGCAGGTGATGGCCGAGCCGCACGACGGCCTGGCCCTGCATCCGGCGGGAAGTCCGGCCATGCCGGACACCATGTTCATCTCGATCACGAAGGCAGGCATCGGGAAGGGCGTCGCGATTCGCAAGGTCGCGCAGCGGTACGGGCTGGACATGGAACGCGTGATGATGGTCGGAGACGGTGAAAACGATATCGCGGCCATGAACGTCGTGGGCCACCCGGTGGCCATGGGCAATGCCGTGGCCGCCGCCGTTTCGGCCTCACGGTACCGGGTCGGCCATGTGGACGCCGGTGGCCTGCGTGAAGCGGTCGAGCTGGCCCTCACGCTGTAG
- a CDS encoding S10 family peptidase has product MSDGEHRGSEKDAIQDKRHQEPPADEVVVTRHTVTVSGQTLAYTVTTGTVVLSEEAHGKDGESEGVRPRARVFFVAYALDGDHDPRTRPVTFSFNGGPGSSSVWLHLGLLGPRRVVMGDAGALTGPPYDLTDNDFTLLSDSDLVFIDPVSTGYSRVTDGEKPGDFHGFKRDIESVGDFIRLWVSRAGRWLSPKFLIGESYGTTRAAGLSGYLQQRHGLFLNGIMLVSSILDFSTVDFTPGHDLTYVVHLPTQVATAWYHGALGTGRSLPEVLAEAEAFADGKYASALHLGARLAPEQRQEVAETYARLSGLSVEFILRSDLRITLARFCKELLRDRDLTVGRLDSRFTGLDRDSGGSEVSYDPSMSAILGPYSAAMNHYVRAELAFESDLPYEILTGRVRPWSYKEFENRHVRVSDTLREAMHHNQHLKVLVASGYYDFATPYHATRHTLDHLALHSSLRGNVRETFYEAGHMMYVHLPSLERLSGDLRDFLAWARE; this is encoded by the coding sequence ATGAGCGACGGCGAGCACCGGGGCAGCGAGAAGGACGCGATTCAGGACAAGCGGCACCAAGAGCCGCCAGCCGACGAAGTGGTCGTGACCCGGCATACGGTCACTGTCAGTGGACAGACCCTGGCCTACACCGTCACCACGGGAACGGTGGTTCTGAGTGAGGAAGCCCATGGCAAGGACGGCGAATCCGAGGGAGTCCGGCCACGGGCGCGGGTGTTCTTCGTAGCTTACGCGCTGGACGGTGACCACGATCCGCGCACCCGGCCGGTCACCTTCTCGTTCAACGGCGGGCCGGGCAGTTCCAGCGTGTGGCTGCACCTGGGTCTGCTTGGACCGCGCCGGGTGGTCATGGGCGACGCCGGTGCGCTGACCGGACCGCCCTACGACCTCACCGACAACGACTTCACGCTGCTGTCGGATTCCGATTTGGTCTTCATCGACCCGGTCAGCACCGGGTATTCCCGCGTGACGGATGGCGAGAAACCCGGCGACTTCCACGGCTTCAAGCGCGACATCGAATCGGTGGGGGACTTTATCCGCCTGTGGGTCAGCCGCGCCGGACGTTGGCTGAGCCCCAAGTTCCTGATCGGGGAGAGTTACGGCACGACCCGCGCCGCCGGCCTGAGCGGCTACCTGCAACAGCGGCACGGGCTGTTCCTGAACGGGATCATGCTGGTCAGTTCGATCCTGGATTTCTCCACGGTGGATTTCACGCCGGGCCACGACCTGACATACGTGGTTCATCTTCCGACCCAGGTGGCAACGGCGTGGTACCACGGCGCGCTGGGCACTGGGCGCTCGCTTCCAGAGGTTCTGGCCGAAGCGGAAGCGTTCGCCGACGGAAAGTACGCCTCAGCCCTGCACCTGGGCGCCCGGCTGGCTCCAGAGCAGCGTCAGGAGGTCGCCGAGACCTACGCGCGGCTGAGCGGCCTGAGCGTGGAGTTCATCCTGCGGTCGGATCTGCGGATCACGCTCGCGCGCTTCTGCAAGGAACTGCTGCGCGACCGCGACCTGACGGTCGGACGGCTGGACAGCCGGTTCACCGGGCTGGACCGCGATTCCGGCGGCTCCGAAGTCAGTTACGACCCGAGCATGAGCGCCATCCTGGGGCCGTACTCGGCCGCCATGAACCACTACGTCCGGGCAGAACTGGCCTTCGAGTCCGACCTGCCCTACGAGATCCTCACGGGCCGCGTGCGCCCCTGGAGTTACAAGGAATTCGAGAACCGCCACGTGCGCGTCTCAGACACGCTGCGGGAAGCCATGCACCACAACCAGCACCTGAAGGTGCTCGTGGCCTCGGGCTACTACGATTTCGCAACGCCCTACCACGCGACGCGGCACACCCTGGATCACCTGGCCCTGCATTCCAGCCTCCGGGGCAACGTCCGCGAGACCTTCTACGAGGCGGGCCACATGATGTACGTGCACCTGCCGAGCCTCGAACGCCTGTCAGGTGATCTGCGTGACTTCCTCGCCTGGGCGCGCGAGTGA
- the recQ gene encoding DNA helicase RecQ: MTTAPADPLPRALGLLKQVWGYDAFRGVQGEIVRTVVEGGNALVLMPTGGGKSLCYQLPSLLRPGVGIVVSPLIALMKDQVDTLRQLGVRAAFLNSSLSLQETREVEAALMAGSLDLLYVAPERLLLPRTLELLERVDVGLFAIDEAHCVSQWGHDFRPEYQGLRVLPERFPDIPRVALTATADDRTRADILNVLELHGAPQFISSFDRPNIQYRVANKEGPKTQLLDFIVSEHRGDAGIVYCLSRKSVEETAKWLVAQGIDAVPYHAGLSPRERSTAQERFLNEEGLIVCATVAFGMGIDKPNVRFVAHLDLPKSMEGYYQETGRAGRDGLPSTAWMVYGLADVVNVRRMLASSDAPEEVKRVEAGKLDALLTYCEAATCRRQMLLAYFGEDYPLPCGNCDVCLNPPQVRDMTREAQMALSAAIRSGNRFGAAHLTDILLGHSTEKVLAMNHHTLPTFGVGAAHDEKTWRSVIRQLVSLGYLAAGEHHGLSATGKARALLKGETTLALREDTLVPHVTKRERERTRSTAGRAPVDAHDQPLFEALRAWRLGKARELAVPPYVIFTDASLKGIAELRPGSLATLGTVSGVGQRKLADFGDEVLGIVRDHSDGMVRPSRPPTPMELGARSNTAVLGLLKPRPAAPPAPLIDVPTTSEPDPAVADALRDLRKTLARETGLSAFVIFPNAALETLAARQPRSVAHLQGLPGLGPKRIEAYGDRIIEAINAVLDR, translated from the coding sequence ATGACGACCGCTCCCGCCGATCCCCTGCCGCGCGCCCTGGGCCTCCTGAAACAGGTGTGGGGCTATGACGCCTTCCGCGGCGTGCAGGGCGAAATCGTCCGGACAGTCGTGGAGGGCGGCAATGCCCTGGTGCTCATGCCCACGGGCGGCGGCAAGAGCCTGTGCTACCAGCTGCCCAGCCTGCTGCGGCCCGGCGTCGGTATCGTCGTGTCCCCGCTGATCGCCCTGATGAAGGATCAGGTGGATACCCTGCGCCAGCTCGGCGTCCGCGCCGCGTTCCTGAACTCCAGCCTGTCGCTTCAGGAAACGCGGGAGGTCGAGGCCGCGCTCATGGCCGGTTCACTGGATCTGCTGTACGTCGCGCCGGAGCGGCTGCTGCTGCCGCGCACGCTGGAGCTGCTGGAACGGGTGGACGTCGGCCTGTTCGCCATCGACGAGGCGCACTGCGTCTCGCAGTGGGGACACGATTTCCGGCCGGAGTATCAAGGCCTCCGCGTTCTGCCCGAGCGCTTCCCGGACATTCCGCGAGTTGCGCTGACCGCCACCGCCGACGACCGCACCCGCGCCGACATCCTGAATGTGCTGGAACTGCACGGCGCGCCCCAGTTCATCTCCAGCTTCGACCGGCCGAACATCCAGTACCGCGTGGCGAACAAGGAAGGCCCCAAGACCCAGCTGCTGGATTTCATCGTCTCCGAGCACCGGGGAGACGCCGGGATCGTGTACTGCCTGTCCCGCAAGTCCGTCGAGGAGACCGCGAAGTGGCTGGTCGCGCAGGGCATCGACGCCGTGCCGTACCACGCGGGCCTCTCGCCCAGGGAGCGCAGCACGGCCCAGGAACGGTTCCTGAACGAGGAGGGCCTGATCGTGTGCGCCACGGTGGCTTTCGGCATGGGCATCGACAAGCCGAATGTTCGCTTCGTGGCCCATCTGGATCTGCCCAAGAGCATGGAAGGCTACTACCAGGAAACGGGCCGGGCGGGCCGTGACGGTCTGCCGAGCACGGCGTGGATGGTGTACGGCCTCGCGGACGTGGTCAACGTGCGCCGAATGCTCGCCTCCAGCGACGCCCCCGAGGAGGTCAAGCGCGTGGAGGCCGGGAAACTCGACGCGCTGCTCACGTACTGCGAGGCGGCCACCTGCCGCAGGCAGATGCTCCTCGCGTACTTCGGCGAGGACTACCCGTTGCCCTGCGGGAACTGCGACGTATGCCTGAACCCGCCGCAGGTTCGTGACATGACCCGTGAGGCGCAGATGGCCCTGTCCGCCGCGATCCGCAGCGGCAACCGCTTCGGGGCGGCCCACCTGACCGACATCCTGCTGGGCCATTCCACCGAGAAGGTCCTCGCCATGAACCACCACACCCTGCCCACCTTCGGCGTCGGCGCGGCCCATGACGAGAAGACGTGGCGCAGTGTGATCCGGCAGCTCGTGAGCCTGGGCTACCTCGCGGCGGGGGAACACCACGGCCTCAGCGCGACCGGCAAGGCCCGCGCTCTGCTCAAAGGCGAGACGACCCTGGCCCTGCGGGAGGACACGCTGGTGCCCCATGTCACGAAGCGCGAACGCGAGCGTACGCGGAGCACGGCCGGACGGGCGCCGGTGGACGCCCACGACCAGCCGCTGTTCGAGGCCCTGCGCGCGTGGCGGCTGGGGAAGGCCCGCGAACTGGCCGTGCCGCCCTACGTGATCTTCACCGACGCTTCCCTGAAGGGCATCGCGGAGCTGCGGCCTGGCAGTCTTGCCACGCTCGGTACGGTCAGCGGCGTGGGGCAGCGCAAACTTGCCGACTTCGGGGACGAGGTGCTCGGGATCGTGCGCGATCACTCGGATGGCATGGTTCGGCCATCGCGCCCGCCCACCCCCATGGAACTCGGGGCACGCAGCAACACCGCCGTGCTGGGCCTGCTCAAACCCCGGCCGGCGGCGCCGCCCGCGCCTCTAATTGATGTACCCACGACTTCGGAACCCGATCCAGCGGTCGCCGACGCCCTGCGCGACCTCCGCAAGACGTTGGCCCGAGAGACGGGCCTCAGCGCCTTCGTGATCTTCCCGAACGCCGCGCTGGAGACCCTGGCGGCCCGTCAGCCACGCTCGGTCGCGCATCTTCAGGGACTGCCCGGCCTGGGGCCGAAGCGCATTGAGGCCTATGGCGACCGGATCATCGAGGCGATCAACGCCGTCCTTGACCGCTGA